One genomic segment of Besnoitia besnoiti strain Bb-Ger1 chromosome VII, whole genome shotgun sequence includes these proteins:
- a CDS encoding SAG-related sequence (encoded by transcript BESB_079200), with protein sequence MLSTLIFIVAVHLVPTLFVSGATGTGSSHTCSAASTAISVAVNPQTKEVIFVCEQAVPYVWPAGDAVVTTFFSKGDLKDTEKLADVFGAGSQLTVQASDKEKKPGAPVTATLTIKQFAETPRTIYFACGTTESPAKQATSRRLSGDEEGAGERGSNLNLQGKEHPTNGKENQEGGGAPKGENKAAAELSGKETKAASPSVPRPAPSSPAQSVPSTKQPGNVAEGEKDHLEDQHSGSPPQAGATAGQLGGREGHLNGVPDHKNDLAQPQTPPRASLPTESTGNQQNGPPASTPSDSLSSTSCLVTVTVPGGPSATACTADKKTMELDINRKTKSVTFECGSTVPSLSPADSSLNVYDGSCNKKVSLLDVLPTAKLETADSGYTFSVERLPSTPIALCYKCLPTQSAAGKEAEMSECTIKISVAGEQPSSAAGGSLRFASFSVFLSLTGLCYLY encoded by the exons ATGTTGTCCACCTTGATTTTCATTGTCGCCGTGCACCTGGTACCAACACTCTTTGTGTCTGGTGCGACTGGTACAGGCAGCTCCCATACCTGTAGTGCAGCGAGCACTGCTATCTCGGTTGCCGTAAACCCACAGACGAAAGAGGTCATATTTGTCTGCGAACAAGCCGTGCCGTATGTCTGGCCAGCTGGTGACGCCGTGGTCACCACATTCTTCAGTAAAGGGGACCTAAAGGACACAGAAAAACTGGCAGATGTCTTCGGTGCAGGGTCGCAGCTCACCGTCCAGGCGTCAGATaaggagaagaagcctgGTGCTCCGGTTACAGCCACACTTACGATCAAACAGTTTGCCGAAACACCGCGAACCATCTATTTCGCCTGTGGCACCACTGAGTCTCCGGCGAAGCAGGCAACGTCTAGAAGGTTGAGTGGCGATGAGGAAGGTGCAGGAGAGCGTGGATCCAATTTGAATCTCCAAGGTAAAGAACATCCTACGAATGGCAAGGAAAACCAGGAGGGAGGGGGCGCTCCAAAAGGGGAAAACAAGGCCGCGGCCGAGTTGTCCGGTAAAGAGACTAAAGCCGCCAGTCCGTCTGtgcctcgccctgcgccaAGTTCTCCTGCACAGAGTGTGCCGAGCACCAAACAGCCTGGTAACGTGGCTGAAGGTGAAAAGGATCACCTGGAAGACCAACATAGTGgttcgcctcctcaggcTGGTGCAACAGCCGGCCAGCTGGGTGGTAGAGAGGGTCACCTGAATGGGGTGCCGGACCATAAGAATGACTtagcgcagccgcagacgccgccgagggcaTCGCTGCCTACGGAGTCCACGGGAAACCAACAGAACGGACCCCCCGCCAGCACCCCAAGCGACAGCCTGAGCAGCACCTCGTGTCTTGTCACTGTTACAGTTCCCGGGGGACCAAGTGCTACTG CCTGCACTGCTGACAAGAAGACCATGGAGCTCGATATTAacagaaaaacgaagagCGTCACCTTCGAATGTGGATCAACTGTTCCTTCCCTGTCTCCTGCCGACAGTTCACTGAACGTATACGATGGGTCATGCAACAAGAAAGTATCACTACTGGACGTGCTTCCCACCGCCAAGCTAGAGACCGCGGATTCGGGCTATACTTTTAGCGTGGAGCGACTCCCTTCGACCCCCATAGCACTGTGTTACAAGTGCTTGCCAACTCAGTCAGCTGCAGGGAAGGAGGCGGAAATGTCGGAGTGTACGATCAAGATCAGCGTTGCAGGCGAACAGCCGTcgtcagcagcaggcggctcTCTGAGATttgcttctttttctgtcttcttgtCTCTTACGGGCTTGTGCTACTTGTATTAG
- a CDS encoding SAG-related sequence SRS53F (encoded by transcript BESB_079210) gives MAALKNASLLRWKVFAFPVAVTALMACTVNGVQTTQVQVATPDLGTCDAAEKSVAITVDAGKKKAQFVCDKAVPHVWPKKDENDVLLYFRGRDLKETSGLEDLFGVDSKLTVQKITKANEASPVTATLSIGALPTMQQIIYFACGATEYKNIQQPGEATVDISGGRSDRAPGAVEEEATPGRRDRRDMPVAVAGRESSAFSSGTKAASPENREVKAMQASAGNPSQSNKDICLVTVTVPADPSAPTCTLAKKSMEVDITSEAKSTTFSCDSTIPSLSPETSSGNIFDESCAKPVKLAEALPTAKLEPAGSGYTFSVVELPSAPTTLCYKCSTSPEKERGGADESCTVKIKVAAGLSSLAGLTHLQPVLAVGSLLVIGSVVFF, from the exons ATGGCTGCGCTGAAGAACGCATCACTCCTGCGCTGGAAGGTGTTTGCTTTTCCGGTTGCGGTAACCGCCTTGATGGCGTGTACCGTCAATGGGGTTCAAACAACTCAGGTCCAAGTAGCGACACCAGATCTGGGCACTTGTGATGCGGCCGAGAAAAGCGTAGCGATTACCGTTGACGCGGGTAAAAAGAAGGCCCAGTTTGTCTGTGACAAGGCAGTGCCACACGTGTGGCCGAAGAAGGATGAGAATGATGTTCTCCTTTACTTCAGGGGCAGGGACCTCAAGGAAACATCTGGTCTGGAGGACCTTTTCGGAGTCGACTCCAAGCTCACGGTCCAAAAGATCACCAAGGCAAATGAGGCCTCTCCGGTGACAGCGACTCTCTCCATCGGAGCCCTTCCTACCATGCAGCAGATCATTTATTTCGCTTGCGGGGCAACTGAATATAAGAACATCCAACAACCCGGGGAGGCAACTGTGGATATTTCTGGAGGAAGGAGCGACAGGGCACCGGGTGCTGTCGAGGAAGAGGCAACTCCAGGGCGACGCGATCGACGAGACATGCCGGTTGCTGTTGCTGGGCGCGAATCCTCTGCGTTCAGCTCGGGCACTAAAGCGGCCAGCCCTGAAAACCGTGAAGTTAAAGCCatgcaggcgagcgcgggaaACCCTTCGCAGTCGAATAAGGACATATGTCTTGTCACAGTCACCGTCCCGGCCGACCCAAGTGCCCCAA CGTGCACCCTGGCAAAGAAAAGCATGGAGGTCGACATTACCAGTGAAGCCAAGAGTACCACGTTCTCGTGCGACTCGACCATTCCTTCCCTCTCGCCTGAAACGAGCTCAGGAAATATATTTGATGAGTCATGTGCGAAGCCAGTCAAGTTGGCGGAAGCACTTCCAACTGCCAAGCTGGAGCCTGCGGGATCAGGCTATACTTTTAGTGTGGTGGAGCTGCCTTCGGCTCCTACCACGCTGTGCTACAAGTGCTCCACTAGcccggagaaggagagaggtgGCGCCGACGAGTCATGCACAGTCAAGATCAAGGTTGCAGCCGGTCTGTCCTCTTTAGCGGGACTGACGCACCTGCAACCAGTTCTCGCGGTAGGGTCCCTTCTCGTGATTGGGAGTGTCGTTTTCTTTTGA
- a CDS encoding SAG-related sequence (encoded by transcript BESB_079220), translated as MTKQKRPPFSCWKALALPVTLTALLACTVNGVQTKQIQGAPAVTNTCDSTTSEGGIAISVDAGTKKAEFVCGKTVPHVWPQKQDGSHVRVYFTGSDLQKTSALEDLFGVESKLTVQKDLETITKTTPKAVATLLIGALPAVQSTIYFACGANQYTGEEQNTRQRGALARGVGVGSAEGKSPQAADAGSNEAKHKINAAGVDGKDLPQASSTGTCLVTVTVPSDPNAPTCTLAKKSMEVDITSEAKSTTFSCDSTIPSLSPETSSGNIFDESCAKPVKLAEALPTAKLEPAGSGYTFSVVELPSAPTTLCYKCSTSPEKERGGADESCTVKIKVAAGLSSLAGLTHLQPVLAVGSLLVIGSVVFF; from the exons ATGACCAAGCAGAAGCGCCCGCCATTCTCGTGCTGGAAGGCACTTGCCCTTCCGGTTACGCTAACCGCGCTGCTGGCATGTACTGTCAACGGGGTTCAAACAAAGCAGATCCAAGGAGCTCCCGCAGTTACGAACACTTGTGATTCAACCACGTCAGAGGGAGGCATAGCCATTTCGGTTGACGCAGGAACTAAGAAGGCGGAATTCGTCTGTGGCAAGACGGTGCCGCATGTCTGGCCGCAGAAGCAGGACGGCAGCCATGTACGCGTTTATTTCACGGGAAGTGACCTCCAGAAAACATCGGCTCTGGAGGACCTTTTCGGGGTCGAGTCCAAGCTCACGGTCCAGAAGGACCTAGAGACGATAACTAAGACAACCCCCAAAGCCGTTGCCACCCTGTTAATCGGAGCCCTCCCTGCCGTGCAGAGCACCATTTAtttcgcgtgcggcgcgaaTCAATATACGGGCGAGGAGCAAAACACGCGCCAAAGAGGTGCCTTGGCGAGAGGAGTCGGTGTCGGGTCAGCTGAAGGGAAATCACCGCAGGCAGCAGATGCCGGTAGTAATGAGGCCAAGCACAAGATCAATGCCGCCGGTGTCGACGGGAAAGACCTTCCGCAAGCATCGAGTACCGGCACATGCCTCGTCACAGTGACCGTTCCCTCGGATCCAAATGCCCCCA CGTGCACCCTGGCAAAGAAAAGCATGGAGGTCGACATTACCAGTGAAGCCAAGAGTACCACGTTCTCGTGCGACTCGACCATTCCTTCCCTCTCGCCTGAAACGAGCTCAGGAAATATATTTGATGAGTCATGTGCGAAGCCAGTCAAGTTGGCGGAAGCACTTCCAACTGCCAAGCTGGAGCCTGCGGGATCAGGCTATACTTTTAGTGTGGTGGAGCTGCCTTCGGCTCCTACCACGCTGTGCTACAAGTGCTCCACTAGcccggagaaggagagaggtgGCGCCGACGAGTCATGCACAGTCAAGATCAAGGTTGCAGCCGGTCTGTCCTCTTTAGCGGGACTGACGCACCTGCAACCAGTTCTCGCGGTAGGGTCCCTTCTCGTGATTGGGAGTGTCGTTTTCTTTTAA
- a CDS encoding hypothetical protein (encoded by transcript BESB_079230), with the protein MLSTLIFIVAVHLVPTLFVSGATGTGSSHTCSAASTAISVAVKPQTKEVIFVCEQAVPYVWPAGDAVVTTFFSKGDLKDTEKLADVFGAGSQLTVQASDKEKKPGAPVTATLTIKQFAETPRTIYFACGTTESPAKQATSRRLSGDEEGAGERGSNLNLQGKEHPTNGKENQEGGGAPKGENKAAAESSGKGRAVVRLSGPSPARSTPESSVTSARRPSGTPDGHPKGEQSDWAHQAGAAPHQLDSTTSVEHRDENLEQNGEQIPPHVLPAVPPPSSSQGSSGSSSAGPNDELGKTSCLVAVTVPAEPNGVTCIAEKKTMELDISSKTKVVTFKCGSTIPSLSPANSSLNVYDGSCKNEMLLEKVLSTAKLESTDSGYAFSVEGLPATPTAVCYKCLPNPGKEAGAPECTIRISVAGREPSEAAAGSLRFAPLVLASIVSTLRF; encoded by the exons ATGTTGTCCACCTTGATTTTCATTGTCGCCGTGCACCTGGTACCAACACTCTTTGTGTCTGGTGCGACTGGTACAGGCAGCTCCCATACCTGTAGTGCAGCGAGCACTGCTATCTCGGTTGCCGTAAAACCACAGACGAAAGAGGTCATATTTGTCTGCGAACAAGCCGTGCCGTATGTCTGGCCAGCTGGTGACGCCGTGGTCACCACATTCTTCAGTAAAGGGGACCTAAAGGACACAGAAAAACTGGCAGATGTCTTCGGTGCAGGGTCGCAGCTCACCGTCCAGGCGTCAGATaaggagaagaagcctgGTGCTCCGGTTACAGCCACACTTACGATCAAACAGTTTGCCGAAACACCGCGAACCATCTATTTCGCCTGTGGCACCACTGAGTCTCCGGCGAAGCAGGCAACGTCTAGAAGGTTGAGTGGCGATGAGGAAGGTGCAGGAGAGCGTGGATCCAATTTGAATCTCCAAGGTAAAGAACATCCTACGAATGGCAAGGAAAACCAGGAGGGAGGGGGCGCTCCAAAAGGGGAAAACAAGGCCGCGGCCGAGTCGTCCGGTAAAGGCAGAGCAGTTGTCAGGTTATCTGGaccctcgcctgcgcgaagTACCCCTGAAAGCAGTGTGACGAGCGCCAGGCGTCCTTCTGGCACGCCTGATGGGCATCCGAAAGGGGAGCAAAGCGATTGGGCTCATCAAGCTGGTGCAGCACCTCACCAGCTAGACAGCACTACTAGCGTCGAGCACCGCGATGAAAATCTGGAGCAGAATGGCGAGCAGATCCCACCGCATGTTCTGCCTGCCGTACCGCCGCCTTCGAGCTCCCAGGGGTCGAGCGGATCGTCCTCTGCTGGGCCAAATGACGAGCTAGGGAAAACGTCCTGCCTTGTCGCAGTTACAGTTCCCGCGGAGCCAAATGGCGTCA CTTGCATTGCTGAGAAGAAGACCATGGAGCTTGATATAAGCAGCAAAACAAAAGTCGTCACCTTCAAGTGCGGATCAACAATTCcttccctctcgcctgccaACAGTTCACTGAATGTGTACGATGGGTCATGCAAGAATGAAATGCTACTGGAAAAAGTCCTCTCGACTGCCAAGCTGGAATCCACCGATTCGGGCTACGCATTCAGCGTGGAGGGACTCCCTGCCACCCCTACAGCGGTGTGTTACAAGTGCTTGCCAAATCCGGGGAAGGAGGCGGGAGCGCCGGAGTGTACGATCAGGATCAGTGTTGCAGGCAGAGAGCCGTCGGAAGCAGCAGCCGGTTCGCTTCGATTTGCTCCTCTTGTTTTAGCGTCCATCGTGAGCACGCTCCGCTTCTAG
- a CDS encoding SAG-related sequence SRS53B (encoded by transcript BESB_079240) — translation MAVQKAASFLRWKAFALPVAVAALMACSATGLQAEEVQGAPAAPITCDSTEPHKGVGISVDAGTKKAEFVCGKTVPHVWPQKQDDSDVRFYFTSGDLKETSPLEELFGVESKLTVKKGPGARVVGDSTATATLSVGALPTVQHTIYFACGKTGYTESPQSLPSGDDGRRGRGTAQPGVDAEANQRRRDGEEKPVAVAALVLSGSSSGTAAAHRANSGVDAAETYVLGSSLQSTKATCLVTVTVPADPNAPTCTLAKKSMEVDITSEAKSTTFSCDSTIPSLSPETSSGNIFDESCAKPVKLAEALPTAKLEPAGSGYTFSVVELPSAPTTLCYKCSTSPEKERDGADESCTVKIKVAAGLSSLAGLTHLQPVLAAGSLLVIGSAVFF, via the exons ATGGCTGTCCAGAAGGCAGCATCATTCTTACGGTGGAAGGCGTTTGCTCTTCCAGTCGCTGTAGCCGCGTTGATGGCGTGTTCCGCCACTGGGCTTCAAGCAGAGGAGGTCCAGGGAGCTCCCGCAGCTCCGATAACTTGTGATTCAACCGAGCCCCACAAAGGGGTAGGCATTTCGGTTGACGCAGGAACTAAGAAGGCGGAATTCGTCTGTGGCAAGACGGTGCCGCATGTCTGGCCGCAGAAGCAGGATGACAGCGATGTACGCTTTTATTTCACGAGCGGTGACCTCAAGGAAACATCGCCTCTGGAGGAGCTTTTCGGGGTCGAGTCCAAGCTCACGGTCAAGAAAGGACCCGGGGCGAGGGTCGTCGGCGACTCTACTGCGACAGCGACCCTGTCAGTCGGTGCCCTCCCTACTGTGCAGCACACCATTTATTTCGCTTGCGGGAAGACTGGATATACGGAATCCCCGCAGTCCTTGCCGTCCGGGGATGATGGTCGAAGAGGGCGCGGCACGGCACAGCCTGGTGTCGACGCAGAGGCAAATCaaaggcggcgcgacggagaagagaagccgGTTGCTGTTGCTGCGCTCGTTTTGTCTGGCTCGAGCTCGGGGACTGCAGCGGCTCACCGTGCAAACAGCGGAGTCGATGCCGCAGAGACCTACGTGTTAGGCTCTTCCTTGCAATCGACTAAGGCCACGTGCCTGGTCACAGTGACCGTCCCTGCGGACCCAAATGCCCCCA cGTGCACCCTGGCAAAGAAAAGCATGGAGGTCGACATTACCAGTGAAGCCAAGAGTACCACGTTCTCGTGCGACTCGACCATTCCTTCCCTCTCGCCTGAAACGAGCTCAGGAAATATATTTGATGAGTCATGTGCGAAGCCAGTCAAGTTGGCGGAAGCACTTCCAACTGCCAAGCTGGAGCCTGCGGGATCAGGCTATACTTTTAGTGTGGTGGAGCTGCCTTCGGCTCCTACCACGCTGTGCTACAAGTGCTCCACTAGcccggagaaggagagagatgGTGCCGACGAGTCATGCACAGTCAAGATCAAGGTTGCAGCCGGTCTGTCCTCTTTAGCGGGACTGACGCACCTGCAACCAGTTCTCGCTGCGGGGTCCCTTCTCGTGATTGGGAGTGCCGTTTTCTTTTGA